TTTGAGCCACATTATTCACACATcagctttattttaaaacaaaaaaacagTTTAAGCTTCTCTCCTACTTTGCAGATAAAAGTCTTTAATGTTTCCTCCCAGCTTGTGGCCAGCTCACAGCAGATTCAACTTTCACCTAGTTGGCTAGCAGCCACAGCTACTATATTTCATTCGTAAGAAATTCCTGAACAGCTCATTTTCTGGGAGAGTCCTCCTCCTTCTTGGCTCCTGGCGGATCGGAGTAGGGCTCAACAACCATTCAGTGGGACAGCCTCATGCAGTGAGCAGCCTTTGAGCACAAGGCTTGCCTGGAACTGGGAGCATGGCTGGAATAAACATACGCCATGCACAGCACTGAGTTTTTAAAAAGGTAGATAAAATTGGGAAAAGGCTACAGATTTGACATTTAAAAATAGTAAATAAACAGCAAGGCACATCCATAAAAGGCAAACTGGAGGCTGGAATTTTACACTGTGAATGTCAACCTCATGCTTCTGTACAGATCTTAATAATCCTGCAGTATTTGATACAGATTCTTGCTAATATTTAATTCTCAGCCCTCCTTTTAAAAATATATGTATGGGGAGTAATTTTATTATGTATTTGATCCAAACCAGGTCATGATCTTGTACACCTCTTAAATATTTTTATATTTGAACAGTTATCGAAAGGGAAAAAGAAAAGGCCTGACCCATATCAGAAATCTATTTCCACAATATCTCAACCCTGAAGATGCCAACACTTGGAGTGTTTTCTAACGGCATAAAACAGGCTATTGCACACATCATATTTGAATTATGCTAGAGAAAGCTAGCACAGTCAGTCCCATCATTTCCCCAATTTGCACTTTGGGTTTTTCCTCAAGTccttatccaatttccttttaaaGCAATTGACTGGTTCCACGTCTCACCAACTCTGAAGCCAgagagcagcatggtggctcagttgtcagcactgctgcctcacagtgccagggacctgggttcatttccaccCTTGAGTGACTGTCGATTTGGAGTTTGCATGGTGtcagtgtctgcgtaggtttcgtcccacagtcctcCCAGTGGATTAGCCATTCTAAACTGTCTGTAGTAAtgagggatgtgcagactaggtgggttagcaaTGTAAATGCAGGGTTTTGGGAATAGGGTTGGGGGTGAGTGCTCTATGAGCGGAATAGGCTCTTCCAGACTGTAGAGATTTTAGGATTCTAGATCATTACCACTCCTTGTTTATATAAAAAAGGAAAAACCTTCCTCACATCTGACCTTGCATTTCTTGGTCAAAACCAGTGTGTCCCTTATTTCTTGTACTACTGGAAAATGGAAATAGCTTTTCTTTATCCATCCCTGATCCAAACCAGTCTGATCTTGTACCCCTATCAATTCTCTCCTTCATTCCCTTCCTCCTTAGAAGGAAGGAGGCTTTGCACAGCACTACTCAGTGGGAGACaaaggagaaatctcttcacctAGAAAAAAGAGTGGTGTGCCTGGGGAATTCTCTGGCACTGGAAACAAAGAAGGCTAAAATATTGAAGACTTTCAGAACAGTGTAGGTATAGTTCTTaagactaaagggatcaaaaggatTTGGGGAGAGTAGAACAGGGTATTCAGTTGGAATGACAGAACAAGTTTGAATGcttctgctcctatattctgTGTTTTTATGTTgaacagggtgggggggttaAAAGAGGAGGAATACCACAGCCAAGTCTGGTCCTGCTTTACGTACTCATTCCAGTCAGgaccagtgaccaggagcaggaacaggagcctTGGCTGATTTACTAGACTCCAACATTCTGGCTTTGTGgactttaaaacaaaaaaaaacttgtttcTCTTTGTCActaacttatttttaaaaaacatttgacaAATGTAcagcaagtttaaaaaaaaacaaatctgttTATAGGCAAAAGGGTCTCCCAGGAATTTGCCTGCCTTGCTCTCTTGCCTGTAATGCTTTGAGTGCCCTTTCCCCCAGTTGGCCAGCAGCCATAAAAACATTCCATTTGCTGTTGTGTTCTGCACAGAATGTTCAAAGTCCAGCTGGCCCTCTCTTTTTACGTTAACGCAAGTATACCAGACATCTGTCGACTTGAAACCCCAGGTTGAGGAAGCATGAACACATTCTTGCAGCCCCAAATATACAACTCCTGATTACCTGTACATAGTCAGTGACATGAGACTGTATCGATTCCTGTGTATTGCATGTGTTTGTCCACATTTGTTCTCACATGGTGTGTTGGTCTGTCTATGCATGGATCAGTGATTTCTCAGACCTTAGAATAATAAAGTGGAATTTTCCTTATTATGAACTTCCACTTTAATAACAGCAACAGTAGCCTGTGGAATAAATCAGTAAACTGAAGGGTTGTGGTTTAATTTTATTTCAAACCCCTTTACCTCAAAGATAGATCTAGCTTAGAGTAATGACACGAGAGAAAAAGAGGAAAGTGTGTATTTATTCAGATTCCATTGTCTTCCCACCTGCAGTTAGGTCTGGGAATGGGTGTTTTACTGGAATTTTTCTAAGAGTCTACTTACTGTCATCTGGCTTTGGCTCCACGCTGCTGTGTGTATGAGGAAATATCTCCATTCTTTGTTTGAAAATTGACCTCCAGTATGGACTGTCTTTAAGCTGTAATTTGTTTTCTGGCAGCTGTAGTGGAGAGGAGACTGGATTAAATTCCCCTTCTGTTACAattcagaattacacacacacacaagacaacATCAGTCTAGATACAGAAGCAAGTTAATATAAAGCAGTGTTTGGATGTATAACAAATCAGGAGCACAGATTAAGATTAAGAGTTTCAACAGTTTAGTATGTTTGCAATTGTGTTTCAGCTTTCTCAACAGttatgttgtgtacagttctaacTGACACGATGCTACCCTTCCCAAGTCAGTTTAGTTCATTAAGCCTAGACTGTGAATGCTGGCAGAGTATTCAACATTATGGGAGGGTACTGGAACACATTctctcttgtctatacctgaaaCCTCAACACTTTGAATGAATACTGGAGCTATTGGAAAGTAATGAGGAACCTTGGCTGACTTGACTGTTCTTCTCTGCCACTCCAGGGGCATCTTCCAAAGTAGGCTCTGTCTAATATTTTGGAAAAGATCAATTAATTCGTGCTTTCCAGTGTGCCCATGCATATGGTATTGCCTTGTTTTGGTAGCAGTATTAAATTTGTTGTTCTAGTTACATAACATGCTTGTGTGTGTTTAGTAGAGATACTCCTTGCCTGTGTATATTTAATATTCTTATCACATACATTGTTTCATCTGTACTTATTTACTATTTGTTATTGTAGTCACACACCTGGTTTTGCAGAATCTGGATTTGAACTCTCTGCTTTTCAAGCTGCAACTGCTGGTCTTCAATTTTTGTCAACAGTTCATTAATGTTTCTGCTTTGAGTTACCACCATGGACTGCAAAAAGTAAAACGAGTATTTTAAAAGTtcagtaaattttaaaaaagattcaTGTTTTCTAAAATTTGTAATCTGAGCATTAATTTTATATAAGGCAATATCTGGTGGACTACTAGTTGATCAATAGTATCTAAGAATGCATTCCTCGAATCTCAAAATCAGAAGGAAACCAATGATTGAACGGTCAGACTCAGTTGAGTTGAAGGATCTCCTACCTAAACATGGTCAGTTCAAATCACACCAAGATTTCAGCCTATAAACTAAGCTAATACTTATAAAGTGCAATGCTGTGTGAGTGGTATGGATATTAAGCTGCCCATTTATGTGGatatagagaaaaaaaaatccctttgCACGATTTAAAGAGATTCTCTTCATTGACCTGGATATCACTTTTCCCTCAACTGACCACTAAACACACAGATTGCCTGCTCTTTATGaatttgctgtttgtgggatcttgcagtGCACAAATTGGCTGATGGCAACCCTTAAAAATTATTGGGCTGGAACATTAGAAAGTTACATAACTTGTTAgaatagttctgaggaagggtccctccacccgaaacattaattgatttctctccacagatgctgccagatctgttgagcttttTGTGAAATTTCAgggttttttttctgatttacagcagccagagtcctttcttttttttaaaaaaaggccagTTCTTTTTATTCTCCTCCTATTCTTAGGTTTTATTATACCACCTCCTTTTTCAGCAAACTCAGTAATATTTAGTGACTGAATTGCTGCTGTACAATGCTGATTGTACTAAGTGGTGTGAATTACAGTGAATTACAGTCCATCCCTTACCCCAGGCAGCAGTGTGGCTCACATCACGATCCACACGCACTACACGATTGTCTAATATGCTGCTGACTGGGACGTATTACGTTAATCATAACCCATTTTGTGAGCATTGAGGTGTTCCTTGGACATGTCCCTGTCTTCCTTTATTGCGAACGTGCAGCATTTCTGACTGCCCGGTTTATATTGGAGTGTACTGGTCTTGTATGTGCACCTTGTAAactcatggggggggggggggggggtgtcagaaTGCCACTTCCCTTTTCTAAACTTCAAAAACACCCCCGAATTTCGAATCAAAATCGTTTTAATATCGCAGTGTTAAATGGAGAACAATAAAGAGGTAGCGAATAGTTCTGTTTAAACTGCTGGCTGATTGTTACAGATACCAGTGTCACTTATTCGGAACACCTACACACTAAGAGATCAGTTCCAATTCATTTTTCACTCCAAAAGATCCAAAGAAAAAACCTCCTGCATTCTTATTTACACTACATGATTAAATGATTGGCCAATCAAATTGTTTTGCAATACCCTTCGTAAAAAGTTCACATACAAATGAAGTTAATGCACTTTTAACTGCTTTAAGGAAGGTGTCAAGTTCTCTATTAGACTGAAAAGCTACAGTAAAATATCAACAGGTGTCACTTTGTGACTTACTCGGATACTGTTAAAACTGCTTCCAGCTCTGTCCCTGCTCACCAGgctctccaccttctcctccacgCTCCGCAGCGCCCTGTCCATCCTCAGCCTGTCCTGCTCCATCTCCTCCACCTTGGCCCGCAGGCTGGCGGAGACCTGCGGCAGGTGAGCCCCGGGCAGGTTCGGCGGCTCCAGCCCGGAGCGCTGCTGATCGAGGCGGCCGGCCAGCTCGGCCAGGCTGCGGTTGTGGGAGCCCAGCTGCTCCAGGACCTGGCGGAGCTGCTCCTTGCTCCGGTCCACATGCTGCTTGAGGCCGTGACCGAGCTGCAGGAGCCCGTGGGCGATGAGGTTCACCTCGTCCCAGGAGGCGAACTGCATGTGCCTGTCCTTGCCCTTCTTAGCTGCAGCTCCCTCGGTGAAACTGGCCGCATAAATAACAATGCACAGCGGGCCGGCGAAAGGCAGCTTCATCTCTTGTATTATTTTTCTTCCAAAAAAAAATTCGTGGTTTCTCTCTACGTCTCTCCTTGTCTTCTGTGCTGCCCCGCCGCTGTCTGCCCCTTTAAATAGCGGGAGTGACTGGGAGCCGCCCCCAGCTAAACAGCATGAAGTTGGCAACACAGGGAGTGGAGAGTCTCAGTGTCATCACTGGCTGACAGAACGGAAAACGGGCTGCATTGaattatagaatcataaaatccccacagtgcaggcacagaccatttggcccatcgagcacACACCGACCCTACAAAGTACATTCCAGCCagaccccacccacacccctctcATCTCACAGTTCccttggctaattcacctagcctgcacatccctggacactttgggcaatttagcttgaccaatccacctagtccacgcatcccaggacactatggggcaatttagcttggctaatccacctagtccacacatctctggacactatggggcaatttagcttggttaatccacctagccagctcatccctggacactacatggcaatttagcttggctaatccacctagcctgagcATCCCTGGATATATGGGGCAATTAGCAAggcccacaccaatcaaccccaccaccccatggctggaCATTTCAACTCTTTCCCCCCAACCAACTCTGCCGAGGAGATGCAGGTCTTAGGcctcacccgacgcctggaggaagaacgcctcatcttctgccttgggacccttcaaccccatggcatcaatgtggacttcaccagtttcctcacttccacttaccccaattccaaccttccagctcagcaccttcttcatgacctgtcaatcttccttcccacctatccactccactctcctctctaacctatcacctttatccccacctccatccacctattgcactttcagctaccttcccccccagcctcaacccctcccatttatctctccaccctccctcccaccccccacccccacatcaaggctcccagtctcattcctaattaagggcttttgcctgaaacgtcaattttcctgctcctctgatgctacctgacctgctgtgcttttccagcaccacactcttgactctaatctccagcatctgcagtactcactttcgcccaaTTAGCATGActaacccacttagcctgcacatccctggacactatggggcaatttagtttggccatccacatagcctgcacatcccttgacactatggggcaattgagcatggctaatccacttagcctgcacgtttttggactcagtggaaacccacagggagaaggtgccaactctacacagttgcctgagtttagaattgaacctgggttcctggcgttgtaaggcagtagtgctaactgcTCTTGGATAAACATCTCATGTTTGATGGGTTAAGATAAGTCATCAGTATTTCTCTTTGCCCTACCTTCAAACAGTGCCTTTGAATTTTGACTTTAAATACTTGGGGAGTCTGGCTGCCATTTTATATTTTTACATATTTTGATTTCAAATGACCTTTGGGCTCAGGGCAGTTCTGTG
Above is a window of Chiloscyllium punctatum isolate Juve2018m chromosome 24, sChiPun1.3, whole genome shotgun sequence DNA encoding:
- the angptl4 gene encoding angiopoietin-related protein 4 isoform X1 encodes the protein MKLPFAGPLCIVIYAASFTEGAAAKKGKDRHMQFASWDEVNLIAHGLLQLGHGLKQHVDRSKEQLRQVLEQLGSHNRSLAELAGRLDQQRSGLEPPNLPGAHLPQVSASLRAKVEEMEQDRLRMDRALRSVEEKVESLVSRDRAGSSFNSIRSMVVTQSRNINELLTKIEDQQLQLEKQRVQIQILQNQLPENKLQLKDSPYWRSIFKQRMEIFPHTHSSVEPKPDDKLPSDCHQLYLEGQRTTSVYKIQPIGSKPFEAFCQMTEEGGWTVIQRRRDGSVDFDRLWQAYKDGFGNLTGEFWLGLEKLYTIVRQGGYLLRIELEDWENHTEYTEYPFSLGSEATDYTMTLKSPTSGNLKNAIRESSGLGFSTRDQDHDLKFNMSCAKHLTGGWWFTTCGQANLNGKYFASKPRQRHERKQGIFWKPWKGRNYPLKTTTMMIRPMELEA